From Saccopteryx leptura isolate mSacLep1 chromosome 3, mSacLep1_pri_phased_curated, whole genome shotgun sequence, one genomic window encodes:
- the MYCL gene encoding protein L-Myc, whose protein sequence is MRAARSVARMCLCAGCRAAPSRPGAGLLLVAGGRSEGADMDFDSYQHYFYDYDCGEDFYRSTAPSEDIWKKFELVPSPPTSPPWGSGLGAGDPAPGIGPPEPWPGGGAVDEAESRGHSKAWGRNYASIIRRDCMWSGFSARERLERAVSDRLATGAPRGNPPKVPTAADCAPSLEVGNPVPAAPCPLGEPKTQACSGSESPSDSEGEEIDVVTVEKRQSLDVRKPVTITVRADPLDPCMKHFHISIHQQQHNYAARFPPESCSQGGAPERSPQEEALERDAPEEKEDEVHEEVVSPSPIKSEASQSCHPKPVSSDTEDVTKRKNHNFLERKRRNDLRSRFLALRDQVPTLASCSKAPKVVILSKALEYLQALVGAEKRMATEKRQLRCRQQQLQKRIAYLSGY, encoded by the exons ATGCGGGCCGCGCGCTCGGTGGCGCGCATGTGCTTGTGTGCGGGCTGCCGGGCTGCCCCTAGCCGGCCCGGAGCGGGTCTGCTCCTGGTGGCGGGCGGCCGGAGTGAG GGAGCGGACATGGACTTCGATTCGTACCAGCACTATTTCTACGACTATGACTGCGGGGAGGATTTCTACCGCTCCACGGCGCCCAGCGAGGACATCTGGAAGAAATTCGAGCTGGTGCCGTCGCCCCCCACGTCGCCGCCCTGGGGCTCGGGGCTCGGCGCCGGGGACCCGGCCCCTGGAATTGGTCCCCCGGAGCCGTGGCCCGGAGGAGGCGCCGTGGATGAGGCAGAATCCCGGGGCCACTCAAAAGCTTGGGGCAGGAACTATGCCTCAATCATCCGCCGTGACTGCATGTGGAGCGGCTTCTCGGCCCGGGAACGGCTGGAGAGAGCGGTGAGCGACCGGCTCGCCACTGGTGCGCCCCGGGGGAACCCGCCCAAGGTGCCCACCGCCGCGGACTGCGCCCCCAGCCTCGAAGTCGGCAACCCGGTGCCCGCTGCCCCCTGTCCGCTGGGCGAGCCCAAGACCCAGGCCTGTTCGGGGTCCGAGAGCCCTAGCGACTCGG AGGGTGAAGAAATTGATGTGGTGACAGTAGAGAAGAGACAGTCCCTGGATGTACGGAAGCCGGTCACCATCACTGTGCGAGCAGACCCTTTGGATCCCTGCATGAAACACTTCCACATCTCCATCCATCAGCAACAACACAACTATGCTGCCCGTTTTCCTCCAGAAAGCTGctcccaaggaggggctccagaaaGAAGTCCCCAAGAAGAGGCTCTGGAGAGAGATGCTccagaggagaaggaagatgagGTACATGAAGAGGTTGTGAGCCCCTCACCTATAAAAAGTGAAGCTTCCCAGTCCTGCCACCCCAAACCTGTCAGTTCTGACACTGAGGATGTGACCAAGAGGAAGAACCACAACTTCCTGGAGCGCAAAAGGCGGAATGACCTCCGTTCGAGGTTCTTGGCCCTGAGGGACCAGGTACCCACCCTGGCCAGCTGCTCCAAGGCCCCCAAAGTGGTGATCCTGAGCAAGGCCTTGGAATACTTGCAAGCCCTGGTGGGGGCCGAGAAGAGGATGGCTACAGAGAAAAGGCAGCTCCGATGCCGGCAGCAGCAACTGCAGAAAAGAATTGCGTACCTCAGTGGGTACTAA